From the Clostridiales bacterium FE2011 genome, one window contains:
- a CDS encoding aminotransferase class I/II-fold pyridoxal phosphate-dependent enzyme, which yields MKYDFTTLPDRRGTNAIALDDIGHEGAPGAPKEGFDAIPMWVADMNFATCPAIQEEIIRRVQHPAFGYFNISDQYYQSIIRWQEKRNGVTGLEKKHIGYENGVLGGVLSTLNVLCSRGDNVLIQTPHYIGFTHALHYNGYHLVHNPLVRDADGVWRMDYEDMEKKIVENKIHAAIFCSPHNPCGRVWEPEEIRKAMEIFEKHDVWVISDEIWSDLTLNGHKHMPVQSVSEYARNHTAAFYAPSKTFNLAGLVGSYHIIYNDWLRDRQGKASTMSDYNNMNVLSMHALIGAYGPEGEEWVDELRETLSGNINFACNFIRDHFPGVSVMKPEGTYMLFLDCEEWCKAHNLTIDELLVQGTDVGVAWQPGWLFNGPWCIRMNLALPLYKVQEAFGRLEQYVFRT from the coding sequence ATGAAATACGATTTTACCACCCTTCCCGACCGCCGCGGAACAAATGCCATTGCCCTGGATGACATCGGACATGAAGGGGCGCCCGGTGCGCCGAAGGAAGGCTTTGACGCCATCCCCATGTGGGTGGCGGATATGAACTTTGCCACCTGTCCCGCGATTCAGGAAGAGATTATCCGCCGGGTACAGCACCCGGCCTTCGGATACTTCAATATCTCAGATCAGTATTACCAGTCCATCATCCGCTGGCAGGAAAAGCGCAACGGCGTTACCGGCCTGGAAAAGAAACACATCGGCTATGAAAACGGCGTGCTGGGCGGAGTGCTCTCCACCCTGAATGTGCTGTGCTCCCGCGGAGACAACGTACTGATCCAGACGCCCCATTACATCGGCTTCACCCATGCCCTGCATTATAATGGCTACCATCTCGTTCACAACCCACTGGTCAGGGACGCGGACGGCGTCTGGCGGATGGACTACGAGGACATGGAAAAGAAGATTGTGGAAAACAAAATTCACGCGGCCATCTTCTGCAGCCCCCACAATCCCTGCGGCCGGGTCTGGGAACCGGAGGAGATCCGGAAAGCCATGGAGATCTTTGAAAAGCATGACGTGTGGGTGATTTCAGACGAAATCTGGTCTGACCTGACCCTCAACGGGCATAAGCACATGCCGGTTCAGTCCGTCTCCGAATATGCCCGGAACCACACCGCCGCCTTCTACGCCCCGTCCAAAACCTTCAACCTGGCCGGACTGGTAGGCAGCTACCACATCATCTATAACGACTGGCTCCGGGATCGCCAGGGCAAGGCGTCCACCATGAGCGATTACAACAACATGAACGTACTTTCCATGCACGCACTCATCGGTGCCTACGGTCCGGAAGGCGAAGAATGGGTGGATGAGCTCCGCGAAACCCTGAGCGGCAACATCAACTTTGCCTGTAACTTTATCCGGGATCACTTCCCGGGCGTCTCCGTCATGAAGCCGGAAGGCACCTATATGCTCTTCCTGGACTGCGAGGAATGGTGCAAGGCCCATAACCTGACCATTGATGAGCTGCTGGTTCAGGGAACCGATGTGGGCGTCGCCTGGCAGCCCGGCTGGCTGTTCAACGGTCCCTGGTGTATCCGGATGAACCTGGCCCTGCCCCTGTACAAAGTGCAGGAGGCCTTCGGCCGGCTGGAGCAGTATGTGTTCCGGACATAA
- a CDS encoding GGDEF domain-containing protein, producing the protein MTYSTTGLLALLVHVIVNYDVIRNAHYRKGTPAADAYRGLILAVALFYIADILWGVFYDARLVALTTADTVLYFVAMAATVFMWTRYVFLYLKLNGKLMQFLSIAGWMFLVLVGLVLFLNIFAPLMFWFDPAGNYHAGMMRYILLGLQVLLFIATAIYVFVVSRKAEKAIKRHYKAIGSFGVTMTVMVVLQVLYPLLPMYSMGCLLSVCILHTFVVGDMKEDRRKELEEILAREQRQKMELGSARHLAYTDSLTGVKNTHAYVETEKHLDERIADGSIREFGVVVFDMNGLKQVNDTLGHEAGDRYIQEACKMICRQFQHSPVYRIGGDEFVALLEGEDYRNRSILMSAFETHVEMNVHCGNAVVASGLAEFRPGQDNSYRRVFERADRHMYERKSILKAM; encoded by the coding sequence ATGACCTACTCGACGACCGGCCTGCTGGCCCTGCTGGTACACGTAATCGTCAACTACGACGTTATACGAAACGCCCACTACCGGAAAGGTACCCCTGCCGCGGACGCATACCGCGGACTGATTCTGGCCGTGGCGCTGTTCTATATAGCAGATATCCTGTGGGGCGTCTTCTATGACGCCCGTCTTGTTGCGCTTACAACGGCGGACACCGTGCTGTATTTTGTTGCCATGGCCGCCACCGTGTTCATGTGGACCCGGTATGTGTTCCTTTACCTGAAGCTGAACGGCAAGCTCATGCAGTTCCTTTCCATCGCCGGATGGATGTTCCTGGTACTGGTGGGCCTGGTCCTGTTCCTCAATATCTTCGCCCCCCTGATGTTCTGGTTTGACCCCGCGGGCAACTACCACGCGGGCATGATGCGGTACATCCTGCTGGGACTCCAGGTACTGCTGTTTATTGCCACCGCCATCTATGTTTTCGTCGTTTCCCGGAAAGCTGAAAAAGCCATCAAACGCCACTACAAAGCCATCGGATCCTTTGGGGTCACGATGACCGTGATGGTTGTGCTTCAGGTGCTTTATCCCCTGCTTCCCATGTATTCCATGGGCTGTCTGCTGAGCGTCTGCATCCTGCACACCTTTGTTGTGGGCGATATGAAGGAAGACCGCCGCAAGGAGCTGGAGGAAATACTGGCTCGCGAGCAGCGCCAGAAGATGGAGCTGGGCTCCGCCCGGCACCTGGCCTATACCGACTCCCTGACCGGTGTGAAGAATACCCATGCCTACGTTGAAACAGAAAAGCACCTGGATGAGCGGATCGCCGACGGAAGCATCCGGGAATTCGGCGTGGTTGTCTTTGATATGAACGGCCTGAAGCAGGTAAACGACACCCTGGGCCATGAGGCCGGAGACCGGTACATCCAGGAAGCGTGCAAAATGATCTGCAGGCAGTTCCAGCACAGCCCCGTATACCGCATCGGCGGCGACGAGTTTGTGGCCCTGCTGGAGGGAGAAGACTACCGGAACCGGTCAATCCTGATGTCAGCCTTTGAAACCCATGTGGAGATGAACGTTCATTGCGGCAATGCCGTGGTTGCCAGCGGCCTGGCGGAGTTCCGGCCCGGCCAGGACAACAGTTACCGCCGTGTGTTTGAGCGGGCAGACCGGCATATGTATGAACGTAAGAGCATCCTGAAGGCAATGTAA
- a CDS encoding phosphotransferase, producing the protein MNYPQDSFQTGDRFPEGVPVPRRADIIPILRDYGISCTGAIRLIDTTRSPSDIRLNYIIGNKWVLRFCVAPDMTESRLDDLSRLVQRYLESGICCPRFLADPFGNYLHSWNGMKCYLTEYIDMPLAGSEDIKNKPELVHEIQASVARFAQRNKNADLSPVMGMYSLFDLSPFDLPGGIDEKQENFNTLISLLKDLKQDALAEKLQARHEDIRSKLKSVYRELPKCVFQGDENFSNILIDADQHFAGFIDFNLAGTEVIVNQLVNLAGFDYDEENKEPETASLRLNKALLSYREQMSAMLRIYQADDLERQALVWYAWIVMIAQWPVLCYFRYALGTDLKSEILSLLSLIAKLPEEQLAVI; encoded by the coding sequence ATGAACTATCCTCAAGATTCTTTTCAGACAGGCGACCGGTTCCCGGAAGGGGTTCCGGTTCCCCGGCGTGCGGATATTATCCCGATCCTCAGGGATTACGGTATATCCTGTACAGGGGCAATACGACTGATCGATACTACGCGGAGCCCTTCTGATATCCGGTTGAATTATATCATCGGAAACAAGTGGGTGCTCCGTTTCTGTGTCGCACCGGATATGACGGAATCAAGACTGGATGACCTGTCCCGGCTGGTGCAGAGATATCTGGAATCCGGTATCTGCTGTCCCCGTTTCCTGGCTGATCCTTTTGGAAACTACCTGCATTCCTGGAACGGAATGAAATGCTATCTGACCGAATATATCGACATGCCGCTTGCCGGCAGCGAGGATATAAAGAACAAGCCGGAGCTTGTGCATGAGATACAGGCTTCCGTTGCCCGCTTTGCACAAAGAAACAAAAACGCAGATCTGTCGCCCGTTATGGGTATGTACAGTCTTTTTGACCTGTCCCCTTTTGACCTTCCCGGCGGCATTGATGAAAAGCAGGAGAACTTCAACACGCTGATCAGTCTCCTGAAGGATCTGAAGCAAGATGCTCTCGCGGAGAAGCTGCAGGCACGGCATGAGGATATCCGGAGCAAGCTGAAATCCGTATACAGAGAGCTGCCGAAATGCGTCTTCCAGGGTGATGAGAACTTCTCCAATATCCTGATCGACGCGGATCAGCATTTTGCCGGATTTATCGACTTCAACCTGGCCGGAACAGAAGTCATTGTTAATCAGCTGGTCAATCTGGCAGGCTTCGATTACGATGAGGAAAACAAAGAACCGGAGACTGCAAGTCTCCGGCTGAATAAAGCGCTTCTTTCCTATCGGGAGCAAATGAGCGCCATGCTCCGGATCTATCAGGCTGATGATCTGGAAAGGCAGGCCCTCGTATGGTATGCCTGGATTGTCATGATTGCCCAATGGCCGGTATTATGCTATTTCAGGTATGCCCTCGGCACCGATCTGAAAAGTGAAATACTCAGCCTGCTTTCATTGATTGCCAAACTGCCCGAAGAGCAGCTGGCTGTCATCTGA